CGTCGCCTGCTCCACCGTCTCGGAGGAGATCATCGACACGGTCGCGGGCGGGGACGAGGCGGCGCGCGAGCTGCTGAGCCGGAAGCACAGCGCGTTCTCCGGCGTGTTCGGCCCGGACGGACGCCTCATCACCGAGCCCCTCATCGACGACGAGGGCATCGTCTACGCCGAGATCGACCTGTCCCGCTGCATCCAGCCCAAGCAGATGCACGACATCATCGGCCACTACAACCGCTTCGACATCTTCGAGCTGCGCGTCGACACCCGCAGCCGGCGGCCGGTGGTGCTGCTGGGCGACGACCTCGCGCCCGTGAACACCCCCATCGCGACCACCCGCGTAAGCAACGACCAGCAGCCCGTGCGCGCCCGGCGCGCCGACGGCGACGAATGAAAGGGAAGCCCATGAGAGAGGACGTCATCGGCCGTTCCCGTGTCGAGGACACCGAGGAGCTGGAGCGGTACTACGAGGAACTCAGGAAGTTCGACGCCGGGGCCCTGTGGACCGTGGCGAACGAGATCGAACCCTGGTACCCCCAGCCCCGCTCCGTGCCCATGCACTGGCGCTACGAGGACCTGCGCCCGATGGTCCTGAAGTCGGCCTCCCTGGTCAGCGGCGACGACGCGGGGCGCCGGGTGGTCATGCTCGTCAACGAGGGCCGCCAGGAACTCAGCGCCGCCGTCGGCCTCCTGTACACCGGTCTGCAGATCATGAACCCGGGCGAGTCGATGACGGCGCACCGCCATGCCGCCGCCGCGCTGCGCTTCGTCATCGAGGGTGAGGGTGCCTGGACCATCGTCGACGGCGACCGCCTCAAGGTGGGGCCCGGCGACTTCGCCATCACCCCCAAGGGCACCTGGCACGAGCACGGCAACGACTCCTCGCAGACCCCCGTCATCTGGCAGGACGGCCTGGACATCCCCCTGGTCAACGCCCTCGACGCCAACTTCTACGAGGTGCACCCCGAACTGCACCAGGTGCCGGGCAAGGTCGTCAACACCTCCTTGCTCCAGCACGGCGCGGGCATACTCAAGCCGGACCGCCGCGGCTGGAGCAAGCGGTACTCCCCGCTGCTGGCCTACCCCTGGGAGATGACCTACCAGGCTCTGCTCGACCAGGCCAAGGTCAGCGAGGGCACCCCTCACGACGGGGTGATCATGGAGTACGTCAACCCCGTCACCGGCGGCTCGGTCATGCCGACCATGGGCGCCCACATGCAGCTCCTCCAGCCCGGCCAGGCCACCCAGGCCCACCGGCACACGGGTTCGGTCATCTACCACGTGGCCAAGGGCCGCGGCCACTCCGTCATCGCCGGCCGCCGGTTCGACTGGAAGCAGAACGACATCTTCGCCGTCCCGTCCTGGGCCTGGCACGAGCACGCCAACGACGACGACCGCGACGACGCCTGCCTGTTCTCCTTCAACGACTTCCCCATGATCCACTCGCTGGACCTGTGGGCCGAGGCGGCGTACACCGAGGACGGCGGCCACCAGCCGGTCGGCTGACCCCGTCCCCGCCCGTCCCTTCCGGCTCCGGCCGCGGCGTCGGGCGAATCCCCTGAAAACCGACCTGATTTCCAAGGAGTTCCCTTGCGACTGCTCACCTTCCAGACCGCCAGCCTGGAGCCTCGTGCCGGTGCGCTCGAAGGCGAGATCGTCATCGACCTGGCCGCGCTCGCGGCGGCGGCGGGACGACGCCTGCCGGAGAGCGCCGGAGACTACGTCGCCGACGAGACCGCCTTCGCCGCGGCACGCGACCTGCTCGGCGCGCACCGCGGCGCCTGGCCCGCGGGCACGGCGCACCGGCTCGCCGAGGTGACCCTGCGCGCCCCCCTGCGGCCCGGCAAGATCGTCGGCGTGGGGCTGAACTACGTCGAGCACGTGGCGGAGTCGAGCCGCTCCCTGGACACCGCCAAGGAGCTCCCCACCCGGCCGGTGCTGTTCTCCAAGCCGGCGACCGCCGTGGTGGGGCCGGGCGAGCCGATCCTGCACAACGCCGCGCTCACCGAGCAGCTCGACTGGGAGTGCGAGCTGGCCGTCGTCATCGGCAGGACCGCGCGCGGCGTCGCGGCGGGCGACGCGCTCGCGCACGTCTTCGGCTACTCGATCACCAACGACATCAGCGCCCGCGACCAGCGGCGCTCGGGACAGTGGTTCTTCTCCAAGGGCCAGGACTCCTACGCGCCGCTCGGGCCGTGGATCGTGACGGCCGACGAGATCGGCGACCCGCAGGACCTGGACCTGTCCCTCCGGGTCAACGGCGAGGTGAAGCAGAAGTCCAACACCCGCCACATGCTCTTCTCCATCGCCGACCTCATCGCCGACATCACCTCCGGCATGACCCTGGAGCCGGGCGACGTCATCGCGACGGGCTCGCCGTCCGGCGTCGGGGCCGCGCAGGTCCCGCCGCAGTTCCTGCGGCCGGGCGACGTCGTCGAGCTGGAGATCCAGAACATCGGCCGCCTCGTCAACCCCGTCGTCGCCCACCCCTGAGCGCGGCGCGCCCGCCACCACCACCGAAGGAGGACCGTGATCCCCCGCCGTATCAGGATCGGCCAGATCGTCCCCAGTTCCAACATCACCATGGAGACCGAGATCCCCGCCATGTTGCGGGCCAGGGAGCGGGTCGAGCCCGAGCGCTTCACCTTCCACTCCAGCCGCATGCGGATGACGGAGGTGACCAAGGAACAGCTGGAGGCGATGGACGACGACGCCGGGCGCTGCGCGGTCGAGCTCACCGACGCCCGCGTGGACGTCATGGGCTACGCCTGCCTCGTCGCGATCATGAGCCGTGGCCTCGGCTACCACCGGGACTCCCAGCGGAGGCTGCAGGAGAGCGCCGCCGCGGCCGGAGCCGACACGCCGGTCGTCACCAGCGCGGGAGCCCTGATCGAGGGGCTGAACGCGCTCGGCGCGAAGAAGGTCGCGCTGATCGCGCCCTACATGCTGCCCCTGACCAAGGCGGTCGTGGAGTACATCGAGCACGAGGGCATCACGGTCACCGACTACATCGCGCTGGAGATCCCCGACAACCTGGAGGTCGGCGCGCGCGACCCGCGCGTCCTCACCGACATCGTCCAGGACCTCGACCACCAGGACGCCGACGCCGTGGTGCTCTCCGCCTGCGTGCAGATGCCCTCCCTGGAGGCCGTGCAGGAGGTGGAGGACGCCATCGGCAAGCCCGTCGTGTCGGCCGCGGTGTGCACCGTCTACCAGATGCTCAAGCGGCTCGGCCTCAAGACCTACGTGCCGGACGCCGGCGCGCTGCTGTCCGGCCGGTACTGACACCGGCACCGCGGCGCACGCCGCGGGCGGACGGCCGCGGCGTCCGCCCGGGATGACGAATGTCATCGCGAACGCCGGAGAAGGGGCACTGAGCACGGTCCCCGGCCCTGCCTAGGGTCGACTCCATGAACGCGATCACCTTCACGGACGTGAGCAAGGCCTACGGCGAGGCGCCCGCCGTGGACGGGCTGAACCTCACCATGGAGACCGGGCGCACGGTCGCCCTCCTCGGCCCCAACGGCGCCGGCAAGTCCACGACGATCAACATGCTGCTGGGGCTCGTCCGCCCCGGCGCGGGCCGCGTCGAGATCTTCGGCCGCACCCCCGACGAGGCCGTCGCGGCCGGGATGGTCGGCGCCATGCTGCAGGACGGCGCCCTCATCCCCGAGCTGACCGTCCGCGAGACCGTCGACTTCGTCCGCCGCCTGTACCCGGCGCCGCTCCCGCTGGAGGACGTCCTGGAGATGGCCGGGCTCACCGGCCTGGCCGGGCGGCGCGCGGGGGCGCTGTCGGGCGGGCAGGCGCAGCGCGTCCGGTTCGCCCTGGCCGTCGTGGGCGCCCCCCGCCTGCTGGTCCTGGACGAGCCCACCACGGCGATGGACGTCGAGTCCCGCCGGGCCTTCTGGGAGAGCATGCGCGCCTACGCGGAGGGGGGCCGCACGGTGCTGTTCGCCACGCACTACCTGGAGGAGGCCGACGAGAACGCCGACCGGGTGATCGTCATGGTCCGGGGCCGGGTGGCGGCCGACGGCACGGCCGCGCAGATCAGGGCGGGCGCGGGCGGCAGCTCGGTCTCCTTCTCGCTCGGCGGGCAGTCCTTGGCGGGCCTGGACGCGCTGCCGGGGGTGAGCTCCGTCGAGGTCGACGCCGCCACCGTGCGGCTGCGCACCGCCGACGTCGACGCCACGGTGGACGCCCTCTACCGTGGGACCACGCTCCAGGTGCGCGACCTGCGCGTGCGGGACGCCGCCCTGGAGGACGCGTTCCTCGCCCTCACCCGGCACGCGGAGGACTGACCATGCCGAACACCATGCCGAACCCGATCCCGGCCGGCCCCGCCCCCGCCGCCGTGACCGGGCGCGCCCCGAACCCGTTCCCGCGCTACGTCAGGCTCGAAGCGCTCCGCATGCTGCGCAACAAGCGCTACGCCATCTTCGTCGTGGCGTTCCCCGTCGGCCTCTACCTGCTCTACGCGAACCTGTGGGGCGGCGAGGTGGACGAGGCGTCCGGCCTGCGGACCAGTGTCCTGCTCATGGTCTCGATGGCCGCCTACGGCGCGCTCGCCGCGTCGATCATGTCCACCGCCGTGCCGTGGTCGCAGGAACGGCAGGCCGGGTGGCTGCGCCAGCTCCAGGTCACCCCGCTGCGCGGCCGTACCGTCATCGCCACCAAGCTGGTGTCCTCGCTGCTGCTGGTGCTGCCCGCCCTGGTGCTCGTCGTGGCCGCGGCCGTGCTGACCCAGCACGTGACGCTGCCCGCCGGGCGATGGGCCGCGCTGATCGCGGTCATGTGGGCGGGGACGGTCCCGTTCGCCGCGCTCGGCCTGATCATCGGCTCGCTGGCCAGGCCGGACACCGCCCAGCCGCTGGCGATCGCGGGGATGTTCGGCCTCGCCCTGCTCGGTGGCCTGTGGTTCCCCGTCGACATGCTGCCGGACGCCCTCGGCGCGGTCGCCCGCGCGCTGCCGTCCTACGACTACGCCGACATCGGCCGGCAGATCGTCGCCGGCGGCGCGCCGCACGCCAGGGCCGTGGGCGGCATCCTGGCCTGGAGCGCGGCGCTGTGCGCCCTGGCGGTCCTGGCCTACCGCAGGGCGACGGCGCGGGGCTGACCGTCATGAGCCTCGGCGACCGCATCGGCAGGACGCTCAACTTCGGCGGGACGGACCGGCCGTCCCGCTGGAGGCGACTGCTCGGCACCTCGCTGGGCCTGGTCTACCTGTTCTACCCGATCACCGACGTCACCTCGGGCGAGATCACCGGGGCCAAGGCGGCGTGGGCGGTGGTCGCGCTGGCGGCCTTCACGGCGTCGTACGTCGCCACCGTGCTCAGCCCCGCCGACTACGGCGAGCCGGGCCGGTGGACCCCGGCGCTGCTCGCGTCGACCGTGCTCATGGCGGTGACGCTGCCGCTGATCTTCGGCGGCGGCTGGCTGGCGCTGCCGATCTACGTCACGGTCCTGCTCAGCATGGCGCTGCCGCTGCGGCGGGCCGTCGCCGGCGTCGCCGGCATGGCGGTGGTCGTGACGGCCGAGGGGCTGGTGAAGGGCGCGGACGCCGCCACGATCGGGCTCCTGCTGCTGCAGATGACCACGCTGTCGGTGCTGTTCATGAGCGTGCGCAACACCCGGAGCCTGCTGGTCCGGCTGCACCGCGCCCAGGGCGAGGTCGCCCGGCTGGCGGCGGGGGAGGAGCGGCTGCGCATCGCCAGGGACCTGCACGACCTGCTCGGGCACACCCTGTCGCTGATCGTGCTGAAGAGCGAGCTGGCCGGGCGGCTCGCCGAGCAGGGCTCGCCGCGCACCGCGGCGGAGATCCGCGACATCGAGCAGGTGGCGCGCACGGCGCTGCGCGAGGTGCGCGAGGCCGTCAACGGCTATCGCCGGCGCGGCCTGGCCGAGGAGCTCGACGGCGCCCGCGCCGCGCTGGACGCCGCCGGCGTCGCGGTCACCGTCCGCACCGCCGGCACTCCCTTGCCGGACGACCTCGACGGCCTGCTCGGGTGGGCCGTGCGGGAGGGCGTGACCAACGTCGTGCGGCACGCGCGGGCGCGCAGGTGCGAGATCTCCGTCACCCTGCGGGACGGGGACGCCGTCCTGGAGGTCCGCGACGACGGCCGCACGGGCGCGGCGTACACGCCCGGCACCGGGCTCACCGGCCTGGCCGAGCGGGTCCGCGCCCGCGGCGGCTCCCTGGACGCCGGTGTGGCGCCCGCCGGAGGCTTCCGGCTGCGGGTCGTCGTGCCCGCGCCCGTAGACTCGCGCACCTAGACCCTCCCCCCGGCCCCTGCGCACGCGAGGCCCTTCTCCGAGGAGACCGCGATGATCAGGGTGATCCTCGCCGAGGACCAGGCGATGGTCCGGGGCGCGCTCGCGTCCCTGCTCGGGCTGGAGCCGGACATCGAGGTGGTGGGGGAGGCCGCCACCGGCGAGGAGGCCGTGGCCGTCGCCGTGGCGGCCCGCCCCGACATCGCGCTGCTGGACATCGAGATGCCCGTGCTGGACGGCATCGCGGCGGCCGCCCGGATCCTCGGCCAGGCGCCCGGCTGCCGCGTCATGATCCTGACGACGTTCGGCAGGCCGGGCTACCTGCGCAGGGCCATGGAGGCGGGCGCCTCGGCGTTCCTGGTCAAGGACAGCCCGGCCAAGGAGCTGGCCGCCGCGATCCGCAGGGTGCTGCGCGGCGAGCGGGTCATCGACCCGGGGCTGGCCGCGGCGGCGCTCAGCGCCGGGCCGAACCCGCTGTCGGGACGGGAACGCGACGTGCTGAGAGCCGCCTCCGACGGCTCCACGATCATGGACATCTCCCGGCGCCTGCACCTGTCGGAGGGCACGGTCCGCAACTACCTGTCGGCGGCGATCCAGAAGACGCACGCGCGCAACCGGATCGAGGCCGTGCAGCGCGCCGAGGCCCAGGGCTGGCTCTGAGCCCGCCCGCGAGCGAATCTACGCTGTAAAGGCGCCGGGCCGGGCGACGGCCCCGATCACGGGAGACGGGCCACGCCGCCGAGGATCGCGGGCTTCGACAGGTCGTACTCGGCCTCCCACTCCACCTCCGGCCGCCAGGCGGCCACCGGCACGAGCCCGGGGCGGAGCAGATCCATGCCCGCGAAGTAGGCGGCGATGTCCGCGTGCGACCGCGGCTTGGCCGCGCCGCCGGCGGTCCTGGCGTAGAGCGCGCGCACCTGCCGGTCGGCCGGGTCGCCGATGTCGCGGCGGTAGCCGTGCGACAGGACCAGGTAGCTCCCGGGCGCCATCTCCGCGCGGAACCGCGCGACGATCCCGCCCGCCAGGGCGTCGTCCGGTACGAAGTGCAGGATCGACACCATCAGCACCGCGACCGGCCGGGACAGGTCCAGATGCCCGCGGACGGCCGGATCGCCGAGGATCCCCTCCGGCTCGGTCAGGTCGCCGGGCACCACGATCGTGTCGGGGTTGTCGGCCAGGAGCGCCCGGGCGTGCGCGAGCACGATGGGATCGTTGTCCACGTAGACCACGCGGGAGCCGGGCGCGGCGTCCCTGGCGACCTCGTGCACGTTCTGCCCGGTGGGCAGGCCGGTGCCGATGTCGAGGAACTGCCTGATCCCGAGCTCGGCCAGCAACCGCACGGCCCGGCCGAGGAAGGCGCGGTTGGCACGGGCCATCTCGCGGATGCCCGGCACCAGGGAGATCACCTGCTCCGCCGCCGCACGGTCGGACTCGAAGTTGTCCTTGCCGCCCAGGTAGTAGTCGTACATCCGGGCCACGCTCGGGACGGAGGGGTCGACACCCATGGGAACGTCGCCGCGTTCCGTCATGCACCTGTCTCCATGCCGCAGATCCTACGGTGGATCGCCCTTATAGGGATCATCCTGTCCGGTGATGCGCGCGGCTCAGGGTCGGATTTATCCCGCGGTCCCGCTACGGGGCGGCGGGGCGCAGGTCGGCGACATGGCGGATGAGGTCGCCGACATGGACGATGCCCATGCACCGGCCCACCTCGTCCACCACCACCAGGTCGTCGTACACGCGGGCGGAGTCCTTGCCCGCGACCTGCATCGCCGCGATGGCGGGCGTGGTCTTGGGGACGATGCGCGGCGGGTCGGCCAGGCGGTGCGCGGGCTTCTTGGCGTGCAGCGCGTGCCCGTACGGGCCCGCGATCGACAGCAGGAAGCGGCCACGCTCCACGCTCGCCCGCGGACGCTGGTACTCGTCCACCAGGATCACGCTGGTGATCGAGGGTCCCGCGGCGAGCGCGTCGGCCACCTCCTCGGCCGTGACCTGCGTGCCGAACGTCACCGCGGGCATGAGGAACTCCTGCACGCGCGGGCCGAGGTCGATCGTGGACGGCTCGGGCTCGGCGGGCACCGGCAGCGGGACGTGCACGCGGCCGTGCGAGGGACGCCAGTCGATCGGGGCCAGCAGCGGGCCATGGGCCAGCCGGATGCCCCAGCGGCGCAGCATGGTGAGCTGGGCCTCCTCCCGCACCAGGGGCGCGAGCACGTGGATGCCCATGCCCCTGGCCATCTGGGCGACGGCGCGGGCGAGCGTGCCCCGCCGCGGGTCGCCGGGGATGCGGTCGACCAGCTCGGGGGAGAGCACGGCCGCGTACGGCGAGGCGTCCGCGACCAGGTCCAGGGGCATGTGGGAGGCGCCGAGGCCGCCGATGGCCACCAGGTAGCCGATCGTGCGCAGGCCCTCGATGCCCACCAGCAGGCCGCGCCGGTGCTCGGGCGGGAAGTCGCCGGAGACGACGAGGATCACCTCGCGCGGGCGCCGCCGGGTGGCGCGCATCGCCTCGTGGAGGGGCGCGAGGGCGGCCGAGCCGTCGATCACCGCGCCGGAGGGGACGGTGAGCACGAGCGGCAGCCGCGCCTCCTCACGCCCGGCGGCGTAGGCGGCGGCGACGGCGGGGGTGATGTCGCGCGAGTAGCCCGCGGGCGTGCCGCCCGCGGCGGCCTCGACGGCGATGACCCCGCCGGTGTCGAGGTCGACGATCGGCCGGAACATCGGGAGACCGCCCGGAGCCGGGTGGGCGGAGCGGGCCTCGGAGGGGGCCGCCAGGGGTGAAGCGGCCGAGGAGGTCGGACTGTGGACCGTCACATCGCGATTGTCCTGCGGTTTCAGCGGGATCTACCAGTCACAAGGGCGAATTCACCCACTTTTCGTTGAGCGTTGGAAGGAAAGTACGTCTTTACAGGAAGTGCGGAACCGGGTAACGGCCCGTGGTCGTGCGGCGTCCGCCGCGGGCCCGGGCCCGCCGTCGCGCGATAGGGTGTGCCGTCGGCGCGGCGCGCGCCCGGGGCCGGGAGGGGGCATCGTGGCGTCACGTCCCGCGGCCGGCGGAGGGCGCTGGGTTCCGGTCGCGCCGGAGCGCATGGCCGGCTGGGCGCGCGGGTTCGCCGAGCGGCACGGCCCCGCCGAGGCCGTCGTCGCGGGCGCGGAGCGCGATGTGGTCGTGCTGCACGCCGCGGACGGCGCGGTGGCCGAGTGCCACGTCCCCTTCCCGCCGCTGACCTTTTCTCCGGGCTCCCCGGACTCCCCGGAGCAGGACCCGCTGGAGGCCCTGGTGGCGCACGCGGTCCGGCCGCGGCGCGTCGGAGTCCTGCTGGTGCGCCTGGGCGGGCACGCGGCCGGCGTCTTCGAGGGCGAGCGCCTGGTGGTCTCCAAAGTGGGTGCCCGGCAGGTCCACGGGCGCAGCGCGGCCGGGGGATGGTCGCAGCAGCGGTTCGCCCGGCGCAGGGAGAAGCAGGCCGGCGAGGCCGCGCGGGCGGCGGCCGAGGTCGCGCTGCGGGTGCTCGGCCCCCACGTGCCCGGCATGGAGGCGGTCGTGCTGGGCGGGGACCGGCGCGCGGTGGAGGCCGTGCGCGGGGACGCGAGGCTCGCCGGGGTCTTCGCGCTGGCGGGCGGCCCGTTCCTCGACGTGCCCGACCCCCGCCTGGCCGTGCTGCGTGAGGCTCCCGGGATGTTCCGCGCGGTGCGCGTCCGCGTCCTTGATCCGGGCGAGGGCTGACCCTCAGGCCGCCAGCGGGATCATGAACACGAAGCACGCCCCGCCGCTCGGGGAGTCCTCCACGTGGACGCCGCCCTCGTGGGCCCGGGCGATCTCGTCCACGATCGCCAGGCCGAGACCGCTGCCCGCGCCGTCGCGCTCGGGGTAGGCGCCGAGCCGGGTGAAGCGCTCGAAGATCCGCTGCCGGTCGGGCTCGGGGACGCCGACGCCGTCGTCGGACACCGCGAGCACCGCGACGGCGCCGCGCCGGCCGACCTCGACGCCCACGTTCCCCCTGGCGTAGCGCTGAGCGTTGTCCAGCAGGTTGGCGAGCACGCGGGAGATCTCGGCGGGCACGGCCTCCACGGTCACGTGCGAGGCGATGTCCAGGGAGACCTGGCAGTGGTCGGCCCGGTCCTTCAGCTCCCGGTGGACGCGCTCGCCGAGGTCGAACCGCTCCCGGTGCCCGGCGCGCCGCACCCGCGTCCGGGCCAGCAGCAGCAGGTCGGCCACCATGGCCTCCAGGCGGTCGGCGCACGGCAGCAGGCGGGCCGCCAGCGTGGGGACGTCGGTCTCGTCCGGGTGGGAGATCGCGTCCTCCAGCTCCGTCCGCAGCGCCGTGATGGGGCGGCGCAGCTCGTGGGCGACGTCGCCGGCGAAGCCGCGTTCGCGTTCGAGGTGGTCCAGCGTGACGCCGAGCGCCTCCAGGAGGCCGGCGATCTCGGCGGGGTCGTCGCCGTCCGGCGCCAGGCGCCGGGCGTGCCCTTCATTGATGGAGGTCAGGGCGGCGGTGACGGCGGCGACCCGCCGGAGCGGCCGCCTGCGGGCCGCCCGGCCCGCCAGCGCGGCCACCGCGGCGAGGGCGGCCGCCGGTCCCATGTGGTGGGCGAGGCTCCGCGGGATCCCGCCGGCGTGGCCGTCCGCGCCCGGCCTGGGATGTCCGCCTGCGTGGCGTGACGGCGAGCGTGTGTGCCCGATGCCCACGAGTGCCTCCCCTGCGAACGCTCCCGGCGCCCGTGTCCCCGGCCGGGCCCGCCGGAGCGACCTCCGGCCCGGCGCCGGCCGGGTCGGCGAGGGCGCCCGCCCGCGCCGCGAACCCGTGGCGCCTCTCAGACAACTGTACGTCGCGATGGTTCTGACCTGCGAGGACGCCCGTCCGGAGGTCGCCGGTCCCCGCCGCGCGCGCCGGCCGCCGCGGGGACGGGGTGACGTGGCGCGCGAACCGCCTGGGGCGGGGTTCGCCCTCGTGGCGCGGCCGGTACGGGCTCTCGCGGGGACGCTGGCCGTACACTAGGCGTATGCGCACTCCCGATTGATCGGCGCACTCACGGAGGCGGGCCGTCCCGCGCGGCCGTCCCGCGCCCCCCGTCACCTTCCGACAGCACGTTCCTCGCCCGAAAGTTCCCCCGTTCTGGGAGTGTTCCCTCATCATGATCATCGCCTCCGACATCGAACTGCGCGCCGGTTCCCGCCTGCTCATCGAAGGGGCGTCCTTCCGCGTCAACCCGGGCGACCGCATCGGCCTGGTCGGCCGCAACGGCGCGGGCAAGACCACGCTGTGCAAGGTGCTCGCCGGGGAGGGCCTGCCCGCCGCGGGCACGGTGACCACCAGCGGAAGCGTCGGCTACCTTCCCCAGGACCCGCGCACCGGCGACCTGCACGTGCTCGCCTCCGACCGCATCCTGTCGGCCCGCGGCCTGGACGAGGTGCTGCGCGAGCTGCGCGAGGCCGAGGGCGGCATGGCCTCGGCCGACGATCGCGTCCGCGACCGCGCGGTGCGCGCGTACGGCCGCCTGGAGGACCGGCTGCACGTGCTCGGCGGGTACGCCGCCGAGGCCGAGGCCGCCTCGATCGCCTCCAGCCTCGGGCTGCCCGACCGGGTGCTCAAGCAGCCCCTGGAGACGCTGTCCGGCGGCCAGCGCCGCCGGGTCGAGCTGGCCCGCATCCTGTTCAGCGGAGCGGAGACTCTCCTGCTTGACGAGCCGACAAACCACCTCGATGCAGACTCAATCGGGTGGCTTCGTGATTTTTTACGATCCCACCAGGGCGGCTTGATCATTATTAGCCACGATGTCGGGCTACTTGAAGCGACGGTCAACCGCGTCCTGCACCTCGACGCCAACCGCGGCGTCGTCGACACCTACAACGTCGGCTGGACCGCCTATCTCGCCCAGCGCGAGACCGACGAGCGCCGCAGGAAGCGCGAGCGCGCCAACGCCGAACGCCAGGCCTCGCAGCTCCTCGCGCAGGCCGACCGCATGCGCGCCAAGGCCACCAAGGCCAGGGCCGCGCAGGACATGGAGCGGCGGGCCCGGCGCCTGCTCTCGGGTGTGGAGGAGGAGCGCCGCAGCGACAAGGTGGCCAAGCTCCGCTTCCCCGACCCCGCCCCCTGCGGGCGCACCCCGCTGACGGCGACGGGCCTGTCGAAGTCCTACGGCTCGCTGGAGGTCTTCACCGACGTGGACGCCGCCGTCGACCGGGGCAGCAGGGTCGTGGTGCTCGGCCTCAACGGCGCGGGCAAGACCACCCTGCTGCGCATGCTCGGCGGCCTGGAGAAGCCCGACAGCGGCGAGGTCCGCCCCGGCCACGGCCTCAAGCTGGGCTACTACGCCCAGGAGCACGAGACCCTGGACGGCGGGCGCAGCGTGCTGGAGAACATGCGCTCGGCGGGCCCCGACGTGCCGGACGTGGCCCTGCGCAAGGTGCTCGGCTCGTTCCTGTTCAGCGGCGAGGACGCCGACAAGCCCGCCTCCGTGCTCTCCGGAGGGGAGAAGACCCGCCTGGCCCTGGCCACGCTGGTGCTGTCCAGCGCCAACGTCCTGCTGCTGGACGAACCCACGAACAACCTGGACCCGGTCAGCCGCGACCAAGTACTTTCGGCGTTGAGGTCCTATTCTGGGGCAATTGTCCTCGTTACGCATGATGAGGGCGCCGTGGAGGCCCTGCAACCAGATAGGGTGATCTTGCTACCGGACGGAGTGGAAGACGCGTGGAGCGATGAATTT
The Sphaerisporangium krabiense genome window above contains:
- a CDS encoding cupin domain-containing protein, with the protein product MREDVIGRSRVEDTEELERYYEELRKFDAGALWTVANEIEPWYPQPRSVPMHWRYEDLRPMVLKSASLVSGDDAGRRVVMLVNEGRQELSAAVGLLYTGLQIMNPGESMTAHRHAAAALRFVIEGEGAWTIVDGDRLKVGPGDFAITPKGTWHEHGNDSSQTPVIWQDGLDIPLVNALDANFYEVHPELHQVPGKVVNTSLLQHGAGILKPDRRGWSKRYSPLLAYPWEMTYQALLDQAKVSEGTPHDGVIMEYVNPVTGGSVMPTMGAHMQLLQPGQATQAHRHTGSVIYHVAKGRGHSVIAGRRFDWKQNDIFAVPSWAWHEHANDDDRDDACLFSFNDFPMIHSLDLWAEAAYTEDGGHQPVG
- a CDS encoding fumarylacetoacetate hydrolase family protein translates to MRLLTFQTASLEPRAGALEGEIVIDLAALAAAAGRRLPESAGDYVADETAFAAARDLLGAHRGAWPAGTAHRLAEVTLRAPLRPGKIVGVGLNYVEHVAESSRSLDTAKELPTRPVLFSKPATAVVGPGEPILHNAALTEQLDWECELAVVIGRTARGVAAGDALAHVFGYSITNDISARDQRRSGQWFFSKGQDSYAPLGPWIVTADEIGDPQDLDLSLRVNGEVKQKSNTRHMLFSIADLIADITSGMTLEPGDVIATGSPSGVGAAQVPPQFLRPGDVVELEIQNIGRLVNPVVAHP
- a CDS encoding maleate cis-trans isomerase family protein; the protein is MIPRRIRIGQIVPSSNITMETEIPAMLRARERVEPERFTFHSSRMRMTEVTKEQLEAMDDDAGRCAVELTDARVDVMGYACLVAIMSRGLGYHRDSQRRLQESAAAAGADTPVVTSAGALIEGLNALGAKKVALIAPYMLPLTKAVVEYIEHEGITVTDYIALEIPDNLEVGARDPRVLTDIVQDLDHQDADAVVLSACVQMPSLEAVQEVEDAIGKPVVSAAVCTVYQMLKRLGLKTYVPDAGALLSGRY
- a CDS encoding ABC transporter ATP-binding protein, producing the protein MNAITFTDVSKAYGEAPAVDGLNLTMETGRTVALLGPNGAGKSTTINMLLGLVRPGAGRVEIFGRTPDEAVAAGMVGAMLQDGALIPELTVRETVDFVRRLYPAPLPLEDVLEMAGLTGLAGRRAGALSGGQAQRVRFALAVVGAPRLLVLDEPTTAMDVESRRAFWESMRAYAEGGRTVLFATHYLEEADENADRVIVMVRGRVAADGTAAQIRAGAGGSSVSFSLGGQSLAGLDALPGVSSVEVDAATVRLRTADVDATVDALYRGTTLQVRDLRVRDAALEDAFLALTRHAED
- a CDS encoding ABC transporter permease — encoded protein: MPNTMPNPIPAGPAPAAVTGRAPNPFPRYVRLEALRMLRNKRYAIFVVAFPVGLYLLYANLWGGEVDEASGLRTSVLLMVSMAAYGALAASIMSTAVPWSQERQAGWLRQLQVTPLRGRTVIATKLVSSLLLVLPALVLVVAAAVLTQHVTLPAGRWAALIAVMWAGTVPFAALGLIIGSLARPDTAQPLAIAGMFGLALLGGLWFPVDMLPDALGAVARALPSYDYADIGRQIVAGGAPHARAVGGILAWSAALCALAVLAYRRATARG
- a CDS encoding sensor histidine kinase, whose translation is MSLGDRIGRTLNFGGTDRPSRWRRLLGTSLGLVYLFYPITDVTSGEITGAKAAWAVVALAAFTASYVATVLSPADYGEPGRWTPALLASTVLMAVTLPLIFGGGWLALPIYVTVLLSMALPLRRAVAGVAGMAVVVTAEGLVKGADAATIGLLLLQMTTLSVLFMSVRNTRSLLVRLHRAQGEVARLAAGEERLRIARDLHDLLGHTLSLIVLKSELAGRLAEQGSPRTAAEIRDIEQVARTALREVREAVNGYRRRGLAEELDGARAALDAAGVAVTVRTAGTPLPDDLDGLLGWAVREGVTNVVRHARARRCEISVTLRDGDAVLEVRDDGRTGAAYTPGTGLTGLAERVRARGGSLDAGVAPAGGFRLRVVVPAPVDSRT
- a CDS encoding response regulator transcription factor → MIRVILAEDQAMVRGALASLLGLEPDIEVVGEAATGEEAVAVAVAARPDIALLDIEMPVLDGIAAAARILGQAPGCRVMILTTFGRPGYLRRAMEAGASAFLVKDSPAKELAAAIRRVLRGERVIDPGLAAAALSAGPNPLSGRERDVLRAASDGSTIMDISRRLHLSEGTVRNYLSAAIQKTHARNRIEAVQRAEAQGWL
- a CDS encoding SAM-dependent methyltransferase, which encodes MTERGDVPMGVDPSVPSVARMYDYYLGGKDNFESDRAAAEQVISLVPGIREMARANRAFLGRAVRLLAELGIRQFLDIGTGLPTGQNVHEVARDAAPGSRVVYVDNDPIVLAHARALLADNPDTIVVPGDLTEPEGILGDPAVRGHLDLSRPVAVLMVSILHFVPDDALAGGIVARFRAEMAPGSYLVLSHGYRRDIGDPADRQVRALYARTAGGAAKPRSHADIAAYFAGMDLLRPGLVPVAAWRPEVEWEAEYDLSKPAILGGVARLP